From Patescibacteria group bacterium, the proteins below share one genomic window:
- the greA gene encoding transcription elongation factor GreA codes for MRVPKRKSEEFRKYNRPDSTPVFVTQEGLERLQSQLARLEKELPDLIAEVQRTGAFGDFSENAEYQAAKYLLRRTHGRIASLKDRLNRIEIITARGKHSDTVQIGSTVVLESKGKQFIYQILGSYESDPAKGRISHKSPLGEALLHHRAGDHIIIDTPKGVIGYQILKIQ; via the coding sequence ATGCGCGTGCCAAAGAGAAAATCGGAAGAATTCAGGAAATATAACAGGCCTGACAGCACGCCTGTGTTTGTCACGCAAGAGGGATTAGAGAGGCTCCAGAGCCAGCTTGCGCGCCTTGAGAAGGAGCTTCCCGACCTTATTGCCGAAGTGCAGAGGACAGGCGCTTTTGGCGATTTTTCGGAAAATGCGGAGTATCAGGCGGCAAAATACCTGCTGCGGCGCACGCATGGGAGGATTGCGTCTTTGAAAGATCGTCTTAATAGGATTGAAATCATTACCGCGCGCGGCAAACATTCAGATACCGTGCAGATCGGCTCAACGGTCGTGCTGGAAAGCAAGGGGAAACAATTTATCTATCAAATTCTTGGTTCATACGAATCAGATCCTGCCAAGGGCCGCATTTCCCACAAATCTCCTCTGGGGGAAGCGCTCCTTCACCATCGCGCGGGCGACCATATTATCATTGATACACCTAAGGGAGTAATAGGTTATCAAATTCTGAAAATACAGTAA
- the typA gene encoding translational GTPase TypA, with protein sequence MKSLRNVAIIAHVDHGKTTLVDALLRQSKAKLNKDMAERDLIMDSNDIERERGITIFSKNASVNWEGTKINIIDTPGHADFGGEVERVLTMADGCLLLVDAQEGPMPQTRFVLKQALKMKLRIIVVINKIDKPAARVNHALNKTFDLFVELGADDKTLDFPVLYAAAREGKAGLTPDLGAMTSIAPIFEAIIKCIPPPAGNADEPLQLFITTLSSDTFRGRIATGRVYQGKVRAGQDVVHINRKGEQKTLRLTSLMTFEGLDRVDAQEAIAGDIIAISGVPEVTIGETIADSSNPIALPVMAIEEPTVRVDIRVNDSPFAGMEGTFSTSRQVRERLYKELETDMALRVEDEPDGTWKVSGRGELHLAILIERLRREGFEFQVSQPQVITKEVDGTVVTPYELVFIEVPEMHAGVVIQKLGIRGGELKEMKVENAIAHMEFSVPTRGLFGFRTEFLTNTRGLGILNTIFDQYKPEHGSVREREQGSLVASESGTTNLYGLINVQDRGVLFIGPGTEVYRGQVVGQNARRDDIRVNACKTKRLSNMRSKGEGSQEHFNTPHDMDNVEYALEYIGADELVEVTPKHIRIRKVVLDENEAKRKEKIKG encoded by the coding sequence ATGAAAAGTTTGCGAAACGTTGCGATTATCGCTCACGTCGACCACGGGAAAACGACGCTCGTGGACGCTTTGCTGCGGCAATCGAAGGCGAAGCTGAATAAAGACATGGCCGAGAGAGATCTCATCATGGATTCGAATGATATTGAGCGCGAGCGCGGCATCACCATTTTTTCCAAGAACGCCTCGGTGAATTGGGAAGGCACGAAAATAAATATCATCGATACGCCCGGGCATGCGGATTTCGGCGGGGAAGTGGAGCGCGTGTTGACCATGGCGGACGGATGCCTTTTGCTTGTGGATGCGCAGGAGGGGCCTATGCCCCAGACCCGTTTTGTCCTGAAGCAGGCGCTGAAAATGAAATTGAGGATTATCGTGGTCATTAACAAGATAGACAAACCAGCAGCGCGCGTTAATCATGCACTCAATAAAACGTTCGACCTTTTCGTCGAACTGGGCGCGGATGACAAAACGCTTGATTTTCCCGTGCTCTATGCGGCCGCGCGCGAAGGCAAGGCCGGATTAACTCCGGACCTTGGCGCCATGACGAGCATAGCGCCGATTTTCGAAGCAATCATTAAATGCATTCCTCCGCCTGCAGGAAACGCCGACGAACCATTACAGCTATTCATCACCACGTTAAGCAGCGATACGTTCCGTGGCCGCATCGCCACGGGGCGCGTGTATCAAGGGAAGGTGCGCGCGGGGCAGGATGTCGTGCACATAAACCGCAAAGGTGAACAAAAGACCCTGCGGCTCACCTCTTTAATGACATTCGAAGGCTTGGATCGCGTTGATGCGCAGGAAGCGATCGCAGGCGATATTATTGCAATCTCGGGCGTCCCTGAAGTTACCATCGGCGAAACCATTGCTGATTCCTCAAACCCCATTGCGCTGCCGGTAATGGCGATTGAGGAGCCGACGGTGAGGGTTGACATCCGTGTGAATGATTCGCCTTTTGCCGGCATGGAGGGAACCTTCAGCACCTCGCGCCAGGTGCGGGAGCGGCTGTATAAGGAATTGGAGACTGATATGGCGCTTCGCGTGGAAGACGAGCCGGATGGCACCTGGAAAGTTTCCGGTAGAGGGGAGCTCCATCTCGCGATTCTCATTGAGCGCCTGCGCCGGGAAGGCTTTGAGTTTCAGGTGTCGCAACCGCAGGTGATCACCAAAGAAGTAGACGGCACAGTGGTAACGCCGTATGAGCTCGTTTTTATCGAAGTGCCGGAGATGCATGCGGGCGTCGTCATCCAAAAATTGGGCATACGCGGGGGAGAGTTAAAAGAGATGAAAGTGGAGAACGCGATAGCCCACATGGAATTTTCCGTTCCCACGCGGGGCCTCTTCGGTTTTCGCACGGAATTTTTGACCAATACGCGGGGATTGGGAATTCTCAATACCATATTTGACCAATATAAGCCGGAGCACGGCAGTGTCCGGGAGCGCGAACAAGGATCACTGGTCGCGAGCGAGAGCGGGACCACGAATCTCTACGGCCTGATCAATGTGCAGGATCGCGGCGTGTTATTTATCGGGCCCGGTACAGAGGTGTATAGGGGGCAAGTGGTGGGGCAAAATGCGCGTCGCGACGATATCCGCGTCAATGCGTGCAAGACGAAACGGCTGTCCAATATGCGCTCGAAAGGCGAGGGAAGCCAAGAGCATTTTAATACTCCCCACGACATGGACAATGTAGAATATGCCTTGGAATATATTGGCGCGGATGAATTGGTGGAGGTGACGCCAAAGCACATCCGTATCCGCAAGGTGGTGTTGGACGAGAATGAAGCAAAGCGCAAGGAAAAGATAAAAGGGTGA
- a CDS encoding inositol monophosphatase, with protein sequence MPYHKEHAAISRIAQEVLRLTKKHFGTILQVATKTDVRDISSFLDHAIDRVIRKRISAAFPADILITEEFSPHLDPAHGRAWVVDPLCGSMNVARGVKFFATNIALVEGGKVVAAWVIDHAREELIWGLGDKKVFQSAKAVRRLKYSSVMSVVEIEQAYYYKLPIVVQERIARFTADALLQKNITCYNYGSSLGFAYVATGQLQAAVTVNIYPWDFIAACFLIEQNGGIVTNFNGTPWNIRSKSIVMAGDKNIHRTLLRLLKKNKLDNLT encoded by the coding sequence ATGCCATATCACAAAGAACACGCAGCCATTTCGCGTATCGCCCAGGAGGTGTTACGGTTGACGAAGAAACATTTCGGCACGATTTTGCAGGTCGCCACCAAGACGGACGTGCGCGATATTTCGTCGTTTCTGGATCATGCTATTGACCGCGTGATTCGAAAACGAATTTCCGCGGCATTCCCCGCAGACATTCTTATCACCGAAGAATTTTCACCGCACCTCGATCCCGCGCATGGGCGCGCATGGGTGGTTGACCCCTTGTGCGGGTCCATGAATGTGGCGCGCGGGGTGAAATTTTTTGCCACCAATATCGCGCTGGTGGAAGGGGGGAAGGTGGTGGCGGCATGGGTTATAGACCATGCGCGCGAAGAGCTTATCTGGGGATTGGGGGATAAGAAAGTGTTTCAAAGCGCGAAAGCGGTGAGACGGTTGAAATATAGTTCCGTGATGAGCGTCGTTGAGATTGAACAAGCATACTATTATAAACTTCCAATAGTGGTGCAAGAACGCATCGCCAGATTCACGGCAGACGCATTGCTCCAGAAAAATATTACCTGTTACAACTATGGCAGTTCGCTTGGTTTCGCATATGTCGCCACAGGCCAGTTGCAAGCGGCTGTGACAGTGAATATTTATCCTTGGGATTTTATTGCGGCGTGTTTTCTCATAGAGCAGAACGGCGGCATTGTGACCAATTTCAACGGCACGCCGTGGAACATACGCTCAAAAAGCATTGTCATGGCAGGGGACAAAAATATTCACCGCACCTTATTGAGACTTTTGAAGAAAAATAAACTCGATAACCTTACGTAA